The following nucleotide sequence is from Dromaius novaehollandiae isolate bDroNov1 chromosome Z, bDroNov1.hap1, whole genome shotgun sequence.
ACTAGTGGGTGGTTCAAAAAATATAATAAGGATATTATTATACCTATATAATTTGATTCTTTTAGTATAAAATAAGCCCCCGGTAATTTATATTTACTTGGCAGCGAAGAAATAAAACTTGGTTTGGCAATTGCATTTAGCAAAACACTGGAAACTCAAGGGAAAAAATACTGCCTAGCTAAGTAGGTTGAACTAATGCTGAGAAACGGGGCTCTGTGAATCTGATTTCAACCCAGTTTTTCAGAGCTGCTTACCCTGTCTCCTTCCACTGTTGGCCAACTGACAGaaattcaatatttttcttttactgaatgAAAAGCATAGTCAGAAACAGCCATTGGGTCAGAATCATATGCAAAAGCTCCTCTTGTGCTTTTGTTTCCTAATTGCTCTTGGAAGAATTTTCGGACTGGGCTGACGCAGTTGTGTGTGTGAATTTCCTGGCAAATAAGGAAGGTGACTGTGTCCAAAAGACATTTTAGAGTGTGAATTCACAGCCTTTCCATGTCTAATCAAGGAACGTAAACCATTAGCCACATGTTCTCCATTTCCATCACATTTTTTCACACTTAAACAAAAACATGCCAAAGAAAAGGTGCTACATTTTTTAATGCCCCCAAATAGGAACCACGGGAGTCCGTTAAATGCTGTGGCCATTTCCAGCATACAAATCAATTTTCCTTGTGGTGGTGAAGTGGTGAATAATGCCTGGTTTGTTTAAAGAAGCATGACTGATTTTGGATGAAGGATCCTGTCAgtttggcatttttcattttatttattgcacACAACCGTATAAAACCTGGTACTGGTCTCAGTGCCAGGCTTACTAGTGGAAAAGCCGAAAGGACCACATAACTCCTGGTGCAGCAAAGAGCTTCTCCTTCTGCAAGACATTTGCTGGACTCCTGAGAAATTACTTTGAATAACATGGCAGAGAAGGATTTCATCAGTTGGCATCTGctggctttattttttcttccattttgcctGTGTCAAGATGAATACATGGAGGTGAGCAGAAGATCTTATAAACCAGTGGCCAAAGTATTGCAAAGTCACCACCAGACTGGCCATAAAGGTTCCAGAAGCAGGGAAATATTGAAACAGCGGAGTCAACTTATAGAGTGGACTGTTGCTAATAGCACTTCTACAGACCAAAAAGTCCTGAGACCAGAGGTAGATGATGTAGAACTGACTACCTCAGATAGAGTCCAGGTACTCTGAATTAATCTTCTAAAGATAACTTTAAAGCTaatgagatctttttttctaAGATTATTAGTGATATATTTATGAAATGAATTTTATTAAAGCTGTTTACTGGTCTGTATCCTGCCGGGTTGCTTTATAGGATCTTTTAATGAACTGGTAGAACCAGCAGTGTTTTGGGACACTGTTACCAACATGCACAGCAGCCCTTTGTTTTGCTGAAACTATGGTTCTATGCAATCGTGTATTGTGATATAGAGTCTCttaattatttcagaatatttcttttttaatatattattacCTTGTATTCTATTAACTCACTTGGATGTGAAGGAAAATTATGGAATTTGCAGAGATATCTGGAAGGATTCAAACAGCAGAGAATAAGTTTACATGAAAATTATGTATAGAAAATATATTCTTCTGAGCTTGAGACAAACAATGAAATTCTCAGTATTCACAATTATTATTTTAAGGAATAGCTTGAAAAAAACAGGCACTAATGTTGTATCTGAAATTCAAGTAGATTTAATAATGATATATATCAAATTGACTTtcagtttcagtggaaaaaaacatttggaatgaaatgttttttaaatcagctgtAGTGCCTGCTTTTTAAATTGGAGCTCTTTTTATGCTGTTTACATGGCAATTTATATATTATAGTCATTAgctcacagcaaaaggaaaattgcATCATTCGATTATACATAAAATACTGCAATCAAAATTTAAAGGTAAATCTTTGAAGGACAGAAGATGAAGCTTTTTCTAATTTTAGGCAAAACAAAGTTCTATTCAAGTAAAGTTTTTGTTGAttggtgtttttttaaaagcaacgATATGAATGTTTTGTTCCTATTTCTGATACAAATGATTGAGCTCTGAATGGTTTGCCTTTTAGcatttgcattttactttttcagaCCTAACCATGATATTCTAAATTCCAAAAACCAAGGGCATGCAGATGAACATTGAATAATAACCTACTTCATGATAAACAGAGAGATTTCATTTTAGTACTGTGCTAAGCTTAAGGAACTGAAACACTTCCAAGTATTGGAATAGGTTTAATACACCACTGTGTTCCCTGTAGTTAAATTTTACAGTGCATTGCATTTCAGATTTCTTGGGCAAGAGTTATATGTTCCTCCAATCCACTCATAAAAATAGGTATTTAACTGTAGGTATGTCAAATTGCACTTACAGTATATAAACAGTGTGAACAATCAGATATATAGCCCAAAGAGCCAGCTAGCATATGTTTGTGTGTGCTCCTCTTTCCTGCATAGAGCCTGCATAGAGCACTGCAGCTGCATACTACAGACCGTACAGTGGTGAAAGCTAAAGAAGATTCTCCTTGACTTCAACATAATTTCAGATAATGCAGGATTTAATATAAAATGATGATTTTGTTAAGGGTCAAATTCTCCCTCAGACACAAAGTGTCACTGCAGTCTTTGGGGTGCCTGTGTGTCTCATCAGACAGTTTAGTACAGCGTGTTTGGAGCTGCCTGGTGGGGAAGAAGTTGTGACATTAAAACTTGAGTCTAGCCAGCCTGAGTACAGCTGATGGCAGGTCATTTACCTGCCAGTCTCATCTCTAGGAAGCAATCTTTGCTGGGAAATGATGCCATTTTTGGCTTACTTAAATGAAATGGAGCATTAGCAGACGCACAACAGGGATAATCCACCATAGAGTGGCTGATGCAATAGGTATTTTCCATCTCGAGACTCCCTGGGTTTCCAGGCAGAGGGGGAGCAAAGGTGGCAGGGACATGTTTTAAGTTATATCAAACCTCTCCCTTCTCCTTGAGCTATCTGAAAGCTGTTTGGCAACTGCAACAGCTGAAAACACCCAGGCAGTGTATGGAAAAGTTTCATCCCTAAAATCCCTACTTTCTTGATTATCTTCACTCTGGCTAGAGAGTTTTACCCTTTTGCTAAAGTGTTTTAAACATCGCATTCACTATTGTGCCAAAGACGCGATaaaatttttctttgctgcattGCGTAAAAGGCCAGTTTCCATGCTGCTGGTAACTTCTGAAAAATATAATGTGCATTTCTCAAATGTGAGAACTCTTAATGAATGAGCAAAGCCAGACATGTTCCTCCTTCTTATGTTCCTATGTTCCTCCTTCAAGTACCCCTCAGCCTATTGGCCTTTTGCCCTGAATTTTGGTGGTTTGTTTACTCCTTTGCAAGAGAAGGGGCATGGAGGACTTTGGTGCCCACAGAGACATGTTGATTCTCTTTCAGCCCAGGAGCAAAGAGTGGTGGCTGCACATCACTCTTCTTCTGTATTGCCTTAGGCAATATAAACAGAAACCCAATTATTAACCAGGAAGTGGAAAGAGGGCTGGTTCTCCAATTCTGATTGCATCACAAGTTTAAATTAAAGGAATTTTATAGGCCATCTGCTCCCCAGAACTGCCTCCTATCTGCTAAATCAAAGGAAGTTCAGCAAATATCCTCGATGCCCTCATTTCTAGTTTTTTATCTGTGCTAGGATGTGACAGATGCATTTCACAAGCTGCTAAATCATATTCCTGTCCTGGAGAGCAATGCCAAAGATTCATTGCACAATAAAATTTATGTGCAAATTGCTGCATAGAACCCCTTTGGCAAGTAGGCTGCAATTAATCTTTATGTCCCATTTGCGTGTAATTTTATATTAGGCACAGATTTTTACTTCAAATATACTTTTCACAAAGTCCTCTGTTTTTAGAGATTAGAAAAATCATACTGAATATCCATTGTTCTTGGCAGCTGATtgtgaacatttttttctcctagtcAAAGGATTAGTAAAGATAATAAGTCAATATTACTTCACGGTTTGCATAAGTAGTtgttttgaagtcagtggaactgTTCTAATACAACCAAGCTGGCAGGACTTGCCCCCTTTCACATATAATAACCTGTTGAGCTGTCAGAGAGATAATGTCAAATTAGTTATGACCAGTACTAGCATCCATTTTACAACAACATTGCTGGTTAGCTAATAAAGTTGTTCGGGATTTCAGAGCGTTGCGTAAGGAAACAAGTGTTACCTCTGCAGAGAGAGTCTTACCCACTTGAGTAAGACTTCATTTTGATACAGGAAATCCAGTTTGCTGGACTCAAGCTTTTCCTTACCTATAATCCACAGTTCTAAGCACTTGGGTATTTCCAGGCTGGTACTATCTATTTGCTCTTGACAGATGCTTCTATAGTTGGCCTTCCCACTTACCATGAATATCAAGCACTGTCCGAAAAGGCCTGGAGATTTCCAGCTCAGCACAGCATTGAACATTAGCATTCCAGGGAGTGCAAAACATTTGCGTAATTCCAGTCCTCATGCTTTTGGCACCCCTTCAAGGATGGAAAACTAGCTGAAAGCAGGACTACTTCTTATCTCATATTAGGAAAGCTTTGACCAGTACATCTGGAGATTGTCAGTTTTGGTCCTCCTAACAACTGGAAGAGATATAACAGCAAAAAAGATACACATGGGTCCTCCAGGAGCAGACAGTCCAGCAGACAGAACTCACTTTTTCTCATACAATATAGCCCTTATCTGGAATTAAGGTAAAAAGATAGGACTGATCAACAACCCATAATCCAAAGTCCTTCTGACCACTGGCAGTCGTTAATGTTTCCATGCCTCTTTGAATATGCAGCCCGCTTTCTGAGCTCTCCATCTGGCCTTTTTCCCCATGGCAGCTCTGCTATCAGTGCTTCCAGTTGAACAGTGCGTGTGTTTGATCCATCAGAGCCATTGCACAAAAGGTGTTTTTCTATATCCATAAACAAATTCCTGAGCCTCTTGAAATTAATGACTTTTTGGGGGTGTGCTTGGCATCATTCAAAAGATGGGCAGTAAGCTTCAACATTTCAGATCAAGACAGCTGGTGGCCTCAAGGGTAGGAATACAGTGCAGCTATATGTTTATTTGGCTGTTCCCAGCTCACCAGGGGCTCATTTGCTGCAGTTAAACCCGTAGGTCTGCATTAAGCAAGTAATTTGAGGGTGATAAAGAACACtagtggaaagaaaggaaaggaagacaaataGGAGAATGATTAGAAGAAAAGTGGCAGTCAGATTGGTGTGACTATCCCCTGCAGAATTCAAGCACTGCAGATTTGTACCTCAGGATAATAGCAAAGAATTGTAgggaaaaagcaacaaaggagTAAAAATGAGAGGGaggtagaaaaataaaataaaacccaggACCTCTACCTCAGCTGACCCATTGAAAGCTTTGTAACTGCTAAATCAACATGACAGCCTAGTTATAAAATCTAACCAGAACTGAATGAGAATCCATTAGTCTAAATACAGTAATTTGGGAAAGAAAGGCAGTGAAATAAAACTATTATCAAACTATTATTACAGTAGCTAAGCTGTGCATAATGAACTCATTAGTTTATTTATGTTGCTATATGTCTCATCATATAAACAGGTTTTCATAGTTACACACCCACAACTATAAATAATCAAATGTCCATAACACCATGTCTCATGGTCAGTTTGAGTTTTCTCATGTACCTCGGCACTTTGGCAGATTCTCTTAACTTTAATAGCCTGTAAATATGCAAGTCTGGAGTCATTAGCAGGTATTTGCTACATGGACAATTTTGTGTATCTCCTTCCGTCAGTCCGATCCAGTTTTCTCCATGTTTAGCGGAAGACAGCTCATTGCTGAAGGCCAAAGGAAGGCCTTTGTTTCCTGCCACTCCTTGCACTTAGGCTTTTTTGTCAACGAAGGGTCTTTGCTGAAATCTGGGATCAGTGAAAAGCAGGACAGGAACCTAACTGATATATCCATTTAACTTTCATTACTCAGtatcattttatttccaaaagccCCATTTTTTAAcatgccagcttttttttttctttttatgttcatATAGCTCTTGGAACACTTGAAAAGCTTTTTCCTTAAATCTTCCAAAAATAACATCTTTGGGGAAACCCAAGTATGGGAGATTTCAGTCTAGATAAGAAGAGTTTTGAAAACTTATGCAAATATATAAACTGAGAATATATAATGAAGACCCTGTAACCAACATGCATATGATTGATGCATTCAATGAATGAGTTATTTAAAACCTATTTTTGTGCACTTAGCCCCCACAAACGGGACCACAGAATCCAGACTGCAGTACCTGCTGCCGTGGCGATTTTGGAGTTCGACTCTATCAAGGGCCCCCAGGACCTCCTGGGCCCCCTGGGATGCCAGGTAAAGATGTTTAATTGATTCTTGATCAGTCTACCTACAGGCTATAGATTCAGGATATTCTATGAGAATGGTAAGAACATCAGAATTTGGGGAGAGATTTGGAAGCAGgtttttctgtaatttcagaGAAGAGAGGGGTTTTCAGTTAGACTCTAAAGTCTACTCCAGTGAAAAACGATTTGTTAATACAATTCAGCTTTCAGAAATTCATGCTGAGAGTAGTCTTTTTGCATTTCTAGGCCAAATTGTTCTCTCTTCTTAAAGCTGCATGAAGCTTCCATTAAAGTTGGGAGAACTTGTTCCCTCGGGTTGATTATTGCTTTCACCATTGAATATCCATCAATGCTAAACTGTGCTGCATTTAGGAGCTTTTTTATCTAGTGTACTGCAAGCCAAATTTTTACAGAGATACACATGCTCTATTCTCTCATGGAAATTTCTTCTTTCTATTCTTTCTTGTTGTCTTCCAtagtataaaataatttatttattaaaaatgcacacagaataACAGGAGACATAAGAAAAGGGTATAATTTGATCTAGTAATTGGTATGGAAAAAGATGAAcctgcagaagggaaaaagacAGTTCTATGTTGGTGTAAGTTTGATATGGTGGTTACCTTCATGAAATGATCATTTCTAAAGCAGATGTGTAAAGTAAATGAACATATCACTGACTGACAGATTTGTCTCATCTTCCTCACCTTTCCTCTTCTGTTACTGCAGTGAAAATACTATTTCATTATCCTTTTGTCTCACAAATTTACTCACAGTTAACAGAGGTAACGGATAACCATACACAAAAAATTGAAGCAGTCTTTCCTTACGGTGACTTTAGATACTAtgagagaaacattttccagtAATGGGTACATCTGACTTACTGTTCTAAATGAAGCGTTTAAAGAATTAGCTTCAGAttgcaaaaatactgaaataaattgtTACTCTGACATGTTTTGATAATAGGCATAATTAGGTATTAGGCATATTTGGCATTAGCCTGCTATGAGCTAGAATTTATTTCATGCATCAATCCTTTATAAGAATAGCATTGATCATTAGAGACATAGGAAAAATGTAGTAGTGAGGCCTCTCATGCTGAAATATTGATTTATGTATTAATAAAGATTGACTTCTTAGAAGTGGGACAAGACTTTGTGTTATGCCCATACTTTCAGGGCTGCCAGTCAGTATGCTGCTGTGGCCATATCTGGGCACAGTACTGACTCAGCTTTACCTTCCCTCATGTGAGAAAGTAACTCGGTCGCACTCTCATGCTGCCAAAAGACACCACAAACGCTTGCTCCACATGCTCCACAGCATCCTTCTGTAGCCGGGAATTTCTGTCTCCTTCATCAGCTCCATTTTGTATCGTACACACCTAAGAGAAACGACAACAGCTGCAGTTCACTTGATTGATTCAAATATTGCTTGCAAAATTCTGTTCTAAACAGAGAAGTGGTTCTTGGTTTACATGAAGGATcattcttttactttttaaaggcTATTGATTTCTCCATTCAAACAAAAATTCTCTTATTTACACCTATCATTTAGCTTCCTTGTTTGATGtcaatttttttctcaataaCTCAAAAACTTTGAAGAATCACTTACTCATCAAATTTGACCTCAGACAATACCATTCTTCTTGTAAACTCACAATTAGAGTAACTAATCACTTTGCATCAAAGAACAAGCAGAGCGGCAAAGAATCTGGTTTCAATTCAGGTAGAATTAGATCACTGATTACATTACCTAATCCCCCTACTAATTAATTTAAGGTCAGGATCTTGCTTCAGGTAAGCATAATAATTATTCAGTTATTCTAGCCTGCTTTAAAATTTTGTCAGTTGCAGACATTTGCTCAGCAATTTCCTCAGTAAACATCAGGAAGTAAGTAATAGTGCAGATGCAGAAATACCTTTTTACAATGACCCCTTTTATATGAAACCACTTCAGAAAAGCTTCATTATAGGACTTTTGTCTTTCTTTAAATCTAGGAATGATCAATCAACCCCTTTGAAGTAACCTGCACCCTGAAAATGTAGACCCTCAAATGTCTTTTAACTAGTTTAAGGTTACTGCCATTCTCCATTTGCaagatgcattttaaagataGCAAAATGTTTCTCCAAATTATCCTATGAAAGCAACAGGAAACAAGATTTTACccacaaggaaaagcagaagcgCCCACACAGGCTATCTGGTATGTCCCACGGGGCAGCAGCCTTTGTTTTCCCTGAGCCTTGCCTCTGCTGAGGTTTCCTCCTGCACAACTGCCTGGTCCTACAGCTACCAGCATGGGGACCTGAGACATCTGCAGTTTGTGCAGCAACACCAATGTCGCAGGAGGGTTAACTCTTCAACATCTCTTTTTGGAAACTTGCTCATCAAAATCTTAACCTTCGGCTTAACCACACAGCTTGTCCATCAGCAGTTCAGTATGGGTCTTACGACACTGAGAAGCGCATGTGTTGTGAACTGGTGGGAAAGGACCCCATCACAGGTATCTGTTAGAATACATTATGTGAAGTTCTTTAAGTCAAACAGAAAGCTCTGTTTCTTTTAAGGAAATCATGGAAACAATGGAAATAACGGAGCAACGGGCCAGGAAGGAGCCAAAGGTGAGAAAGGAGACAAAGGAGATATGGGACCGAGGGGAGAGCGTGGCCATCATGGACCCAAAGGCGAGAAGGGTTACCCTGGGATTCCCCCAGAGCTGCAGGTACAAAATCTCTGGCTCATGCTGTCTGCAGCAGTGCTCGGGTTATGGAGTTTTCTCCTCTGAAAAGCTGTGCCTGATTATTGTAGGATACTTGTGAAGCAAACCCATCTGTAACTGAATACAGTATAGAGTGACATATACAGTACTTGTCAGGACTGAGCAATGTGCTCTGCCAGATCTTCCTGGAAAAGAAAGACACCAGGGCTTAGCCCTTCCACAGAGTAAGAATCCAGCTGTGAAATGAGCAGGAAGAAGCATATACCGTTCCTTTTTAGGGCAGAAAGCCAATACCTGGATCATTAAAGAAGGATAAAAGGGACCATCATTTTCCCATTAAGCTATGGGGAACACATATAACTCTGCACTTCCTAGGGCATGCAAGAAGAGTAAAGGCATCACTCAGGCCCACGTTTTTGAGGTCTGCCAGGCCCTGTGAGATTTGCAGCAGCATATATATACAAATCCTCAAAGTATTGGGTCAAAATCTTTGAGTGAAGTCCAGAGTTTTTAGGTTTTGAAAAACGCCCCTCAGCAGCTATCTCTGTTTTCAAATATCTCAGCACCTTAAAAAATATTGCTCTGAACTGCATGGGTTATTTCCATACAGCTGCCATGAGGGAGAAGCAGGTAGGTTCTGCCTAAGACTGAGCTATCCAAAAGCCAGGTGAGCATGATAACGTGGGTCAGACCTGAGCTGTCCGCTCTGCTAAGGGGTGAAGTATATTTGTTTGGGCTCACCGCTGTGTTAACATAATTGCATAGCTTTTGGATTAGACcttcttcatctcttcagaaaaGGCATGAAAATTAACAGGAAAGTCACCAATAAACCAACATGTGTGTAATGTGGGAAAATTGCTTTGGATTTCTTGGCATTGTGTATATTTGAATACTCAGCCCTAGGTTGCATGGAGAGGGGATAATTGCACAGAATAAAATTCAGCCTGAAAATAGTTTCCAAAATTAATAGACTTTTGTGataaagcagaattattttagCATTCTTAAAGAATTAACTAGGCTTAGTGTTATAGCTGAATATCTTGAAAGACATATTTGTTGTAATTACATTCAACATAGATACTTGTGCAATTTTAAAATGAGCTATCAAGTATTTTTCCTAACAGTAAGTTAGTGGTATTGATTTAATTAAATACTGAATAATGAAAGGTGATCAAAAACAAAGGCTCATACTGCAATACTTGCTTTAAAGTAAAATTCTTTCACTATATTTAACAGATGTGCTTAAAAATTCTTCACAGTAAAGCATATAACTTCTTGTCAACATCATGCTTAGAATTTTACAGAGGGGATAGGGAGAGGAGAAAACACTTTTGAATACAATACCATTAAGTACAGGATTATTTTGAAAGACATCTGTATCCATGTTGATCTGCTACTTCAAAATAGGACATAGGGAGAAAAGACACCTTTTTCAACTCTTCTGGTGAGCCCAAGAAAAGTAGTTTGGGGTCAAAGAGAATGTGAAATGGAATCTAGACAAAAAGTAATAAATCCCATCAAGCTGCCattgcagctgctttgctttaaCACATGATGAACTTTGATGTGATCCTGGCTGAGAAGCAAGAAGTTAAGAATTTGCTGTTACAGTAAACGCATCCATGCAGGGTTAAGGAAAATAAGCCCAGTCTTTCAGCTCACATCTGGTGCTCCTCAGATTTCCGAGCAGATGGCTTATGATTGCCAGTGTTGGATCCGACCTTGCATTTGATTTTGTCTGTTTCAGTTTCATTCTCGTTCAGATCTGAAAtcaaaagaagggttttttttttttctttttaattcctatGTAGCTGAAATCTCATGAAAAATGTCACTTTTGTGAGGAGCAGTAACAACTGTAACTGAGCACTTTTCATCTAAGGATTt
It contains:
- the LOC135324899 gene encoding complement C1q tumor necrosis factor-related protein 3 isoform X1; its protein translation is MAEKDFISWHLLALFFLPFCLCQDEYMEVSRRSYKPVAKVLQSHHQTGHKGSRSREILKQRSQLIEWTVANSTSTDQKVLRPEVDDVELTTSDRVQPPQTGPQNPDCSTCCRGDFGVRLYQGPPGPPGPPGMPGNHGNNGNNGATGQEGAKGEKGDKGDMGPRGERGHHGPKGEKGYPGIPPELQVAFMASMATHFSNQNSGIIFSSVETNVGNFFDVMTGRFGAPVNGVYFFTFNMMKHEDVEEVYVYLMHNGNTVFSLYSYESKGKADTSGNSAVLKLAKGDEVWLRMGNGALHGDHQRFSTFAGFLLFETK